The following proteins are co-located in the Camelina sativa cultivar DH55 chromosome 12, Cs, whole genome shotgun sequence genome:
- the LOC104730798 gene encoding uncharacterized protein LOC104730798 has product MELVTSLTSWLTPTTLFLLLNFTIGTIFIANRFSSSGSRKHNPHQDGFRSGYDQGQARFGRPPSLIDRVKSINFSLYNSHSSESEIHYSGSDHNPNPPPSLLQRVRSFNMPSFKFPQHNSEGDYAAYDLMTRTEEINRVDDPIDKIPENDVTTEPRVGAPSLLQRVKSIKLPSLYRSEPDPIPEETKPTRTKSESSKPVTKKKKKATAKKMTKSASERYTGREEETGDTVEKRRPETMRAERPTPMVDEGVDDKASNFINKFKQQLKLQRLDSFLRYREMLKNE; this is encoded by the coding sequence atggAGCTAGTTACAAGCTTGACCAGCTGGTTAACTCCGACcactctcttcctcctcctcaattTCACCATCGGCACCATCTTCATCGCCAACCGTTTCAGCTCCTCCGGTTCAAGAAAACACAACCCGCATCAAGATGGTTTCCGGTCGGGTTATGACCAAGGTCAGGCAAGGTTCGGCAGACCTCCTTCGCTCATAGACAGAGTCAAGTCCATCAACTTCAGTCTCTACAATTCTCATTCATCAGAATCCGAGATCCACTACTCCGGGTCGGATCATAACCCGAACCCACCTCCATCTCTCTTGCAACGGGTCAGATCCTTCAACATGCCTTCCTTCAAGTTCCCACAACACAATTCCGAAGGAGACTACGCTGCTTACGACCTCATGACCCGAACCGAAGAAATTAACCGGGTCGACGACCCGATCGACAAGATACCGGAGAATGACGTCACGACCGAACCTAGAGTCGGAGCTCCATCACTCTTGCAGCGGGTAAAATCCATAAAGCTTCCTTCTTTATACAGATCCGAGCCAGATCCGATCCCCGAAGAGACAAAGCCGACGAGGACGAAGTCGGAGTCGAGCAAACCggtgacgaagaagaagaagaaagctacgGCGAAGAAGATGACGAAATCGGCTAGCGAGAGATACACCGGACGGGAAGAAGAGACGGGTGATACCGTGGAGAAGAGACGACCGGAGACAATGAGAGCTGAGAGACCGACGCCTATGGTCGACGAAGGTGTGGATGATAAAGCTTCGAACTTCATCAACAAGTTTAAGCAGCAGCTTAAGCTACAGAGGCTAGATTCGTTTCTAAGGTACAGAGAGATGCTCAAGaacgagtaa